From Miscanthus floridulus cultivar M001 chromosome 15, ASM1932011v1, whole genome shotgun sequence, the proteins below share one genomic window:
- the LOC136506597 gene encoding uncharacterized protein, which yields MLSPYTVLSRAPAPAPGKLSVAAAMQFRKQPPSVWASSYACNATRSPGRVSLAPLFTCHANKYNYSDLQPNALEACTLYSFEGKGTGSGTEAAPKASTLLAGENWSIMGDKDVIILKLSVGESPPKEKFKVETAPDQAGLVIRYTDDDNPASSINVPLTMPRGYDGKKVQAKWFQGWLLVIIAKPKHDPNPIPVGE from the exons ATGCTGAGCCCCTACACCGTCCTGAGTCGGGCGCCGGCTCCGGCTCCCGGAAAATTGTCTGTCGCCGCCGCAATGCAGTTCCGCAAACAGCCGCCTTCAGTATGGGCCTCATCATATGCATGCAATGCAACAAGGAGTCCCGGTCGTGTAAGTCTGGCTCCTCTCTTCACGTGCCATGCCAACAAGTACAATTACAGCGACCTTCAACCCAATG CCCTGGAGGCTTGCACATTATATTCTTTTGAGGGAAAGGGAACAGGATCAGGGACCGAAGCGGCCCCTAAGGCTTCCACATTATTAGCGGGCGAGAACTGGAGCATAATGGGAGACAAGGACGTGATCATCCTCAAGCTCAGTGTGGGAGAGTCGCCGCCCAAGGAGAAATTCAAGGTTGAAACAGCGCCGGACCAGGCGGGTCTGGTCATCAG GTACACGGACGACGACAACCCTGCGAGCTCTATCAACGTCCCGCTCACTATGCCGCGGGGCTACGACGGCAAGAAGGTGCAGGCCAAGTGGTTCCAAGGCTGGCTGCTTGTTATCATCGCCAAGCCTAAGCACGATCCCAACCCGATACCCGTCGGGGAGTAA
- the LOC136509099 gene encoding uncharacterized protein isoform X2 → MPPSKSAAAPPASLTSPKSCATKRQRKAAAAAPLGDVTNLLVVAKTPTPSKPRRTARRALPAPPSVVSAVSSACSSSASVTPAPKPSSAAVLEEERSVLKSPAISTVHRRTTEAQGRWRRNPAAANSKGKEPVAATARCPPLGKSARTNSRKKDTRPISASAPCHEGKKVSRATISGPLRAHPTY, encoded by the exons ATGCCGCCCTCCAAGAGCGCCGCGGCGCCCCCGGCGTCCCTGACGAGCCCCAAGTCCTGCGCCACCAAGCGGCAGCGgaaggcggcggcagcggcgccgcTGGGCGACGTCACCAACCTCCTCGTCGTCGCTAAGACCCCGACCCCGAGCAAGCCCAGGAGGACCGCACGCCGTGCCCTCCCCGCGCCGCCCTCCGTCGTCTCCGCGGTCTCCTccgcctgctcctcctccgcctccgtcACGCCCGCGCCCAAGCCTTCCTCCGCTGCCG TCCTCGAGGAGGAGCGCAGCGTGCTCAAATCGCCGGCCATCTCCACAGTTCACCGCAGGACCACCGAGGCTcaggggaggtggaggaggaacccCGCCGCCGCCAACAGCAAGGGCAAGGAACCTGTCGCTGCCACGGCGAGGTGCCCGCCTCTTGGGAAATCTGCAAGGACCAACAGCAG GAAAAAGGATACTCGGCCCATCTCTGCATCAGCTCCTTGTCATGAAGGTAAAAAGGTAAGCAGGGCCACAAT AAGCGGCCCATTGCGAGCACACCCAACTTACTAG
- the LOC136509099 gene encoding uncharacterized protein isoform X1, with translation MPPSKSAAAPPASLTSPKSCATKRQRKAAAAAPLGDVTNLLVVAKTPTPSKPRRTARRALPAPPSVVSAVSSACSSSASVTPAPKPSSAAVLEEERSVLKSPAISTVHRRTTEAQGRWRRNPAAANSKGKEPVAATARCPPLGKSARTNSRKKDTRPISASAPCHEGKKKRPIASTPNLLEDLLEKQRAYFADIDAFELVEEEASESELE, from the exons ATGCCGCCCTCCAAGAGCGCCGCGGCGCCCCCGGCGTCCCTGACGAGCCCCAAGTCCTGCGCCACCAAGCGGCAGCGgaaggcggcggcagcggcgccgcTGGGCGACGTCACCAACCTCCTCGTCGTCGCTAAGACCCCGACCCCGAGCAAGCCCAGGAGGACCGCACGCCGTGCCCTCCCCGCGCCGCCCTCCGTCGTCTCCGCGGTCTCCTccgcctgctcctcctccgcctccgtcACGCCCGCGCCCAAGCCTTCCTCCGCTGCCG TCCTCGAGGAGGAGCGCAGCGTGCTCAAATCGCCGGCCATCTCCACAGTTCACCGCAGGACCACCGAGGCTcaggggaggtggaggaggaacccCGCCGCCGCCAACAGCAAGGGCAAGGAACCTGTCGCTGCCACGGCGAGGTGCCCGCCTCTTGGGAAATCTGCAAGGACCAACAGCAG GAAAAAGGATACTCGGCCCATCTCTGCATCAGCTCCTTGTCATGAAGGTAAAAAG AAGCGGCCCATTGCGAGCACACCCAACTTACTAGAGGACCTTTTGGAGAAGCAGAGAGCGTACTTTGCAGACATCGACGCCTTTGAGCTGGTAGAGGAAGAGGCGTCGGAATCCGAGCTGGAGTAA